A window from Pseudomonas moraviensis encodes these proteins:
- a CDS encoding PvdJ/PvdD/PvdP-like protein gives MTISRRWFMAGMALTGAALPAAFYAHRELTREEFPITPGEATVDLADTAGQQLADTLRGVWDIRFTGAAAGLDGLPAQGLELFLDIAHRGRGLRGYLDTGTNLRAEGPARYQVIGDLAPGNGAEMYWRLLRTDAPLAPPVYEFKVKLDEVWAAFGNAGSATFTGQVLRLDRPLALPELDNQFIAIKRRFPEARERTGLSPQLLAWLVAPEHRLFHQLWHATRDKWHKLSEKKREALRGIGWQPGPRDKERDARGPRKDRNGSGVDFFFMHRHMLGIARSMQDLPSWPAFPQPQPELERDRQGFARYFDNHDGNSLPPTWLAEGDDDYTKWVSDIKAAETFQSNFLVWESQYRDPRYLSKLTLGQFGSEVELGLHDWLHMRWASVARDPSNDIPVPMARDQADFAARWYAPENDFLGDPFSSHVNPVFWRFHGWIDDRLEDWFRAHERFHPGEVTRLQVNGVPWFAPGRWVEVADPWLGPDTHGCSTVPGLQVGRSVEMDPETMKLALRITFGDEDNMTELFRKVPRRPWYARHLKVKGRQL, from the coding sequence ATGACGATCTCTCGACGCTGGTTCATGGCGGGCATGGCACTCACGGGCGCCGCGCTGCCTGCCGCTTTTTATGCACATCGTGAACTGACTCGCGAGGAGTTTCCGATCACCCCGGGCGAGGCCACGGTCGATCTGGCGGACACCGCCGGGCAACAACTGGCGGACACTCTGCGCGGGGTCTGGGACATTCGCTTTACCGGTGCGGCGGCCGGGCTCGATGGCTTGCCGGCGCAAGGCCTGGAGCTGTTTCTCGACATCGCTCACCGTGGCCGTGGGCTGCGCGGTTATCTCGACACCGGTACCAATCTGCGTGCCGAGGGCCCTGCGCGTTATCAAGTGATCGGTGATCTGGCGCCGGGCAACGGCGCCGAGATGTATTGGCGCCTGCTGCGCACCGATGCGCCGTTAGCGCCACCGGTGTATGAGTTCAAAGTCAAACTGGATGAAGTCTGGGCGGCATTCGGCAATGCCGGCAGCGCCACGTTCACCGGGCAGGTACTGCGTCTGGATCGGCCGCTGGCGTTGCCCGAGCTGGACAATCAGTTCATCGCCATCAAGCGACGCTTTCCCGAAGCCCGCGAACGCACCGGGCTCAGTCCGCAACTGTTGGCCTGGCTGGTGGCGCCCGAACATCGGTTGTTCCATCAGCTCTGGCACGCCACCCGCGACAAGTGGCACAAGCTCTCGGAGAAAAAACGCGAAGCGCTGCGCGGTATCGGCTGGCAGCCCGGGCCGCGTGACAAGGAGCGCGATGCCCGTGGCCCACGCAAGGATCGCAATGGCTCCGGCGTGGACTTTTTCTTCATGCATCGGCACATGCTCGGCATCGCCCGGTCGATGCAGGATTTGCCGTCGTGGCCAGCGTTCCCGCAGCCGCAGCCAGAGCTGGAGCGCGACCGACAGGGCTTCGCCCGCTATTTCGACAATCACGACGGCAACTCACTGCCGCCGACCTGGCTGGCCGAGGGCGATGACGATTACACCAAATGGGTCAGCGACATCAAAGCGGCGGAGACTTTCCAGAGCAATTTTCTGGTCTGGGAATCGCAGTACCGTGATCCGCGCTACTTGTCGAAGTTGACCCTTGGCCAGTTCGGTTCCGAAGTTGAACTGGGCCTGCACGACTGGCTGCACATGCGCTGGGCTTCGGTGGCGCGTGATCCGTCCAACGACATTCCGGTGCCGATGGCACGCGATCAGGCGGATTTCGCCGCGCGCTGGTATGCACCGGAAAACGACTTTCTCGGCGACCCGTTTTCCTCTCATGTGAACCCGGTGTTCTGGCGTTTCCACGGCTGGATCGATGATCGCCTGGAAGACTGGTTCCGCGCCCACGAGCGCTTTCATCCGGGTGAGGTGACCCGTCTGCAGGTCAATGGCGTGCCGTGGTTTGCACCGGGGCGCTGGGTGGAAGTCGCCGATCCCTGGCTCGGCCCCGACACCCACGGTTGCAGCACCGTGCCCGGCCTGCAAGTCGGGCGCTCGGTGGAGATGGACCCGGAAACCATGAAACTGGCGCTGCGCATCACCTTCGGCGACGAAGACAACATGACCGAACTGTTCCGCAAAGTCCCCCGGCGACCGTGGTATGCACGGCATCTGAAGGTCAAGGGCCGACAGCTCTAG